A region of Necator americanus strain Aroian chromosome I, whole genome shotgun sequence DNA encodes the following proteins:
- a CDS encoding hypothetical protein (NECATOR_CHRI.G3672.T4) encodes MKKSEAEAGFRKNPGVRRKDTPPIREKIELCFIEKAERERPHPLSGYTPRESQQERKEQVVFTFFFSHVFVRILGRMKLWGGESTQRALITAIVRSLCTHILLLVISESLENNGLFGVAPASSGIKNNFDFGIGELAEEFAALSALTPPLTPASLPNTSEINSDNGGNLATVGTEILGVAVPESVNASIPTLDGLLPAPLPSYMPMVNFSTVAGNRPTTNSNNNNNRMAPATSTSVSSSSNKPLLQSRPRVVRRFLYWCRVLERRRRHPMCRYCYERCVHMCLDSHQPIPGVHDRGMWHGHNMRERGMVTCPHLWSTTCPHCGATKQLAHTDDYCPLTVVASCSFVYQDVVRVKVRMLSRLTYGTKVIAPFVRRFSATMSLSQEASAAKVEKVQEIRNVVNTPDARSLAQNMVHSPKGTVKVEHHGDVAVIRMDLANTKENVLNEALATDLQAAFENVERDDSIKSIVLMSGKPGSFVAGADVGMLSKVKTPNDGAAISKKAQDQFAKLEHSGKPIVAAIMGSCMGGGLELAMSCQYRIAVNDKKTQLALPEVMLGLLPGAGGTQRLPRLVSLQNAMDMMLTGKKVKADKAKKIGLVDSVVQPLGDGLEPATINTHKYLERVAIDTARQLANGTLKVKRERPLVEKVLQKIMTTSFVLDNLVMKMARDKVMKLTGGNYPAPLRILDVIRKGLVEGTSQGYTYESQCFGELMQTYQSKALVGLFNGSTECKKNKYGQGKPVNEVAVVGAGLMGAGIADVTIDKGLKCVLLDMSEQGLERGQNQIATYLNGQVKRRKINKLEKERMVSNLTPTCDYNAMKHADIVIEAVFEDLPLKHKVIKQIEGIVGKDTIIASNTSALPIKEIAKASSRPDKVIGMHYFSPVEKMQLLEIIVHDSTSKETLATAAQLGLKQGKTVVVVKDCPGFFVVRCLGPMMSEVVRLLQEGVPAGDIDKLTMQFGFPVGAATLADEVGIDVAEHVASFLGQALGPRVRGGSAELLADMVTAGFKGKKTNKGIYVYQSKGKKKVNEEAMKILQNYRLTAPGNCSSVEDRQLRLATRFVNEALICLQEGVISGPTDGDIASVFGIGFPPFWGGPFRFVDLYGAQKLVNAMNKFASAYTSEQFTPCQLLKDHAQSGKKFYP; translated from the exons ATGAAGAAATCTGAAGCGGAGGCTGGTTTTCGGAAGAATCCTGGAGTTCGACGTAAGGACACCCCGCCGATTCGTGAGAAGATTGAGCTGTGTTTTATCGAGAAGGCAGAAAGGGAACGGCCGCATCCGTTGTCCGGTTATACTCCTCGTGAATCGCAGcaggaaagaaaggaacaggtagttttcacattttttttctcacatgttTTCGTGCGTATTTTGGGTAGAATGAAGTTGTGGGGAGGAGAAAGCACTCAACG CGCACTGATTACTGCGATCGTACGCAGTTTATGTACGCACATCTTGCTTCTGGTAATCTCCGAAAGCTTAGAAAAT AATGGTCTCTTCGGAGTTGCTCCCGCAAGCAGTGGAATCAAAAATAACTTCGATTTCGGAATCGGTGAACTTGCTGAg gagTTTGCTGCTCTATCAGCTCTGACACCTCCGCTCACCCCAGCATCATTGCCAAACACTTCGGAGATCAACAGTGATAATGGTGGCAACCTGGCTACTGTGGGGACAGAAATTCTCGGTGTTGCCGTTCCAGAATCCGTCAACGCGTCAATTCCCACTCTTGATGGTCTTCTTCCGGCACCACTCCCCAGCTACATGCCAATGGTCAATTTCAGCACTGTGGCAG GGAACCGACCTACAACCaactcaaacaacaacaacaacagaatgGCGCCGGCAACATCCACATCGGTGAGCAGCTCCAGCAACAAACCACTGCTGCAATCACGCCCACGCGTCGTTCGGCGTTTTCTGTATTGGTGTCGCGTATTGGAAAGG AGACGCCGTCATCCAATGTGTCGTTACTGTTACGAACGCTGCGTTCATATGTGCTTGGATTCGCATCAACCAATCCCAGGCGTCCATGATCGAGGGATGTGGCATGGGCACAACATGAGAGAGCGTGGGATGGTTAC ATGTCCTCATCTTTGGTCCACTACGTGTCCACATTGCGGAGCAACCAAGCAGCTTGCACATACTGACGACTATTGCCCATTG ACTGTG GTAGCATCCTGCTCGTTTGTTTATCAGGACGTTGTTAGGGTCAAGGTCAGAATGCTGTCGCGGCTTACTTATGGGACAAAGGTCAtag CACCATTTGTGCGACGATTCTCCGCAACGATGTCTCTTAGCCAAG AAGCATCGGCTGCGAAGGTGGAGAAGGTCCAAGAAATTCGAAATGTCGTCAACACTCCTGATGCTAGAAGCCTTGCACAGAACATGGTTCACAGCCCAAAAG GAACAGTGAAAGTTGAACATCATGGCGATGTAGCCGTTATTAGAATGGATTTGGCGAACACGAAG GAAAACGTCCTTAACGAAGCCTTGGCTACCGACCTCCAGGCCGCCTTCGAGAAT GTTGAACGTGATGACTCTATCAAATCCATCGTCCTGATGTCCGGAAAACCTGGCAGTTTTGTGGCAGGCGCTGATGTTGGGATGCTTAGTAAGGTGAAAACACCAAACGACGGAGCTGCTATTTCAAA aaaggCACAAGATCAATTTGCCAAACTAGAACATTCTGGAAAACCTATAGTGGCTGCGATTATGGGTAGCTGTATGGGAGGTGGGCTGGAATTAGCTATGTCCTGCCAGTACCGTATTGCAGTGAATGACAAAAAGACACAACTTGCACTACCAGAG GTAATGTTAGGACTTCTTCCTGGAGCTGGAGGTACTCAACGGTTGCCTAGGCTAGTATCACTCCAAAACGCTATGGACATGATGCTAACTGGCAAAAAAGTCAAGGCTGATAAA GCGAAGAAAATCGGTCTTGTTGATTCTGTCGTTCAACCACTAGGAGACGGGCTTGAACCCGCAACGATCAATACTCACAA ATATCTAGAGAGAGTAGCGATAGATACAGCACGACAACTAGCCAACGGTACTCTTAAAGTGAAGAGAGAGCGACCACTAGTGGAGAAGGTACTTCAGAAG ataATGACCACCAGCTTTGTTCTGGATAATCTAGTGATGAAAATGGCTAGAGATAAG GTTATGAAATTGACCGGAGGAAATTATCCAGCACCGCTTAGGATTTTAGATGTAATACGTAAAGGATTAGTTGAAGGAACGTCGCAAGGTTATACCTATGAATCACAG TGCTTTGGTGAACTGATGCAAACCTACCAGTCAAAAGCGCTTGTTGGGCTATTCAATGGATCTACCGAgtgcaaaaagaacaaatatggTCAAGGCAAACCTGTTAA TGAGGTAGCCGTGGTAGGGGCAGGACTTATGGGAGCAGGTATTGCCGACGTTACTATAGATAAAGGGCTGAAGTGCGTTCTTCTGGACATGAGTGAGCAG GGATTAGAACGCGGCCAGAATCAAATTGCCACGTATCTGAATGGTCAAGTTAAACGCCGAAAGATAAACAAACTGGAAAAGGAAAG GATGGTCTCCAATCTTACCCCAACATGTGACTATAACGCTATGAAACATGCAGATATTGTGATTGAGGCAGTTTTTGAAGATTTGCCGCTGAAACACAAAGTTATCAAGCAGATTGAAGGCATTGTTGGAAAG GACACTATCATAGCCTCGAACACCTCTGCTCTTCCTATTAAAGAAATTGCAAAAGCATCGTCTCGTCCCGACAAG GTCATAGGAATGCACTACTTCTCCCCTGTTGAAAAGATGCAACTTCTAGAAATTATTGTCCATGATAGCACATCGAAGGAAACTCTAGCTACAGCTGCCCAGTTAGGATTAAAACAAGGCAAAACAGTTGTAGTTGtgaag GATTGTCCAGGGTTTTTCGTTGTGCGATGCTTGGGTCCAATGATGTCTGAAGTAGTACGTCTGTTACAAGAAGGTGTCCCTGCAGGAGATATCGATAAACTTACCATGCAATTTGGATTCCCTGTAGGAGCCGCTACTCTAGCTGATGAG GTCGGAATAGATGTGGCTGAACACGTTGCGTCATTCTTAGGCCAGGCTTTAGGTCCACGAGTGCGTGGTGGGTCCGCAGAACTGTTAGCTGATATGGTGACAGCTGGTTTCAAGGGAAAGAAGACCAATAAAG GTATCTACGTTTACCAAAGTAAAGGCAAGAAGAAGGTCAATGAAGAGGCGATGAAGATACTCCAGAATTACCGGCTGACGGCTCCAGGAAACTG TTCATCAGTGGAAGACCGCCAATTACGTCTTGCCACTCGATTCGTCAACGAAGCATTGATCTGTCTCCAGGAGGGAGTGATTTCAGGCCCC ACGGATGGTGATATTGCATCAGTGTTTGGCATCGGATTCCCACCATTCTGGGGTGGTCCGTTCCGATTTGTGGACCTATACGGAGCACAGAAGCTGGTGAATGCAATGAATAAGTTTGCATCGGCTTATACATCCGAGCAG TTCACACCTTGCCAACTTCTCAAGGATCACGCACAAAGCGGAAAGAAGTTCTATCCCTAA
- a CDS encoding hypothetical protein (NECATOR_CHRI.G3672.T3): MKKSEAEAGFRKNPGVRRKDTPPIREKIELCFIEKAERERPHPLSGYTPRESQQERKEQVVFTFFFSHVFVRILGRMKLWGGESTQRALITAIVRSLCTHILLLVISESLENNGLFGVAPASSGIKNNFDFGIGELAEEFAALSALTPPLTPASLPNTSEINSDNGGNLATVGTEILGVAVPESVNASIPTLDGLLPAPLPSYMPMVNFSTVAGNRPTTNSNNNNNRMAPATSTSRRRHPMCRYCYERCVHMCLDSHQPIPGVHDRGMWHGHNMRERGMVTCPHLWSTTCPHCGATKQLAHTDDYCPLTVVASCSFVYQDVVRVKVRMLSRLTYGTKVIAPFVRRFSATMSLSQEASAAKVEKVQEIRNVVNTPDARSLAQNMVHSPKGTVKVEHHGDVAVIRMDLANTKENVLNEALATDLQAAFENVERDDSIKSIVLMSGKPGSFVAGADVGMLSKVKTPNDGAAISKKAQDQFAKLEHSGKPIVAAIMGSCMGGGLELAMSCQYRIAVNDKKTQLALPEVMLGLLPGAGGTQRLPRLVSLQNAMDMMLTGKKVKADKAKKIGLVDSVVQPLGDGLEPATINTHKYLERVAIDTARQLANGTLKVKRERPLVEKVLQKIMTTSFVLDNLVMKMARDKVMKLTGGNYPAPLRILDVIRKGLVEGTSQGYTYESQCFGELMQTYQSKALVGLFNGSTECKKNKYGQGKPVNEVAVVGAGLMGAGIADVTIDKGLKCVLLDMSEQGLERGQNQIATYLNGQVKRRKINKLEKERMVSNLTPTCDYNAMKHADIVIEAVFEDLPLKHKVIKQIEGIVGKDTIIASNTSALPIKEIAKASSRPDKVIGMHYFSPVEKMQLLEIIVHDSTSKETLATAAQLGLKQGKTVVVVKDCPGFFVVRCLGPMMSEVVRLLQEGVPAGDIDKLTMQFGFPVGAATLADEVGIDVAEHVASFLGQALGPRVRGGSAELLADMVTAGFKGKKTNKGIYVYQSKGKKKVNEEAMKILQNYRLTAPGNCSSVEDRQLRLATRFVNEALICLQEGVISGPTDGDIASVFGIGFPPFWGGPFRFVDLYGAQKLVNAMNKFASAYTSEQFTPCQLLKDHAQSGKKFYP, translated from the exons ATGAAGAAATCTGAAGCGGAGGCTGGTTTTCGGAAGAATCCTGGAGTTCGACGTAAGGACACCCCGCCGATTCGTGAGAAGATTGAGCTGTGTTTTATCGAGAAGGCAGAAAGGGAACGGCCGCATCCGTTGTCCGGTTATACTCCTCGTGAATCGCAGcaggaaagaaaggaacaggtagttttcacattttttttctcacatgttTTCGTGCGTATTTTGGGTAGAATGAAGTTGTGGGGAGGAGAAAGCACTCAACG CGCACTGATTACTGCGATCGTACGCAGTTTATGTACGCACATCTTGCTTCTGGTAATCTCCGAAAGCTTAGAAAAT AATGGTCTCTTCGGAGTTGCTCCCGCAAGCAGTGGAATCAAAAATAACTTCGATTTCGGAATCGGTGAACTTGCTGAg gagTTTGCTGCTCTATCAGCTCTGACACCTCCGCTCACCCCAGCATCATTGCCAAACACTTCGGAGATCAACAGTGATAATGGTGGCAACCTGGCTACTGTGGGGACAGAAATTCTCGGTGTTGCCGTTCCAGAATCCGTCAACGCGTCAATTCCCACTCTTGATGGTCTTCTTCCGGCACCACTCCCCAGCTACATGCCAATGGTCAATTTCAGCACTGTGGCAG GGAACCGACCTACAACCaactcaaacaacaacaacaacagaatgGCGCCGGCAACATCCACATCG AGACGCCGTCATCCAATGTGTCGTTACTGTTACGAACGCTGCGTTCATATGTGCTTGGATTCGCATCAACCAATCCCAGGCGTCCATGATCGAGGGATGTGGCATGGGCACAACATGAGAGAGCGTGGGATGGTTAC ATGTCCTCATCTTTGGTCCACTACGTGTCCACATTGCGGAGCAACCAAGCAGCTTGCACATACTGACGACTATTGCCCATTG ACTGTG GTAGCATCCTGCTCGTTTGTTTATCAGGACGTTGTTAGGGTCAAGGTCAGAATGCTGTCGCGGCTTACTTATGGGACAAAGGTCAtag CACCATTTGTGCGACGATTCTCCGCAACGATGTCTCTTAGCCAAG AAGCATCGGCTGCGAAGGTGGAGAAGGTCCAAGAAATTCGAAATGTCGTCAACACTCCTGATGCTAGAAGCCTTGCACAGAACATGGTTCACAGCCCAAAAG GAACAGTGAAAGTTGAACATCATGGCGATGTAGCCGTTATTAGAATGGATTTGGCGAACACGAAG GAAAACGTCCTTAACGAAGCCTTGGCTACCGACCTCCAGGCCGCCTTCGAGAAT GTTGAACGTGATGACTCTATCAAATCCATCGTCCTGATGTCCGGAAAACCTGGCAGTTTTGTGGCAGGCGCTGATGTTGGGATGCTTAGTAAGGTGAAAACACCAAACGACGGAGCTGCTATTTCAAA aaaggCACAAGATCAATTTGCCAAACTAGAACATTCTGGAAAACCTATAGTGGCTGCGATTATGGGTAGCTGTATGGGAGGTGGGCTGGAATTAGCTATGTCCTGCCAGTACCGTATTGCAGTGAATGACAAAAAGACACAACTTGCACTACCAGAG GTAATGTTAGGACTTCTTCCTGGAGCTGGAGGTACTCAACGGTTGCCTAGGCTAGTATCACTCCAAAACGCTATGGACATGATGCTAACTGGCAAAAAAGTCAAGGCTGATAAA GCGAAGAAAATCGGTCTTGTTGATTCTGTCGTTCAACCACTAGGAGACGGGCTTGAACCCGCAACGATCAATACTCACAA ATATCTAGAGAGAGTAGCGATAGATACAGCACGACAACTAGCCAACGGTACTCTTAAAGTGAAGAGAGAGCGACCACTAGTGGAGAAGGTACTTCAGAAG ataATGACCACCAGCTTTGTTCTGGATAATCTAGTGATGAAAATGGCTAGAGATAAG GTTATGAAATTGACCGGAGGAAATTATCCAGCACCGCTTAGGATTTTAGATGTAATACGTAAAGGATTAGTTGAAGGAACGTCGCAAGGTTATACCTATGAATCACAG TGCTTTGGTGAACTGATGCAAACCTACCAGTCAAAAGCGCTTGTTGGGCTATTCAATGGATCTACCGAgtgcaaaaagaacaaatatggTCAAGGCAAACCTGTTAA TGAGGTAGCCGTGGTAGGGGCAGGACTTATGGGAGCAGGTATTGCCGACGTTACTATAGATAAAGGGCTGAAGTGCGTTCTTCTGGACATGAGTGAGCAG GGATTAGAACGCGGCCAGAATCAAATTGCCACGTATCTGAATGGTCAAGTTAAACGCCGAAAGATAAACAAACTGGAAAAGGAAAG GATGGTCTCCAATCTTACCCCAACATGTGACTATAACGCTATGAAACATGCAGATATTGTGATTGAGGCAGTTTTTGAAGATTTGCCGCTGAAACACAAAGTTATCAAGCAGATTGAAGGCATTGTTGGAAAG GACACTATCATAGCCTCGAACACCTCTGCTCTTCCTATTAAAGAAATTGCAAAAGCATCGTCTCGTCCCGACAAG GTCATAGGAATGCACTACTTCTCCCCTGTTGAAAAGATGCAACTTCTAGAAATTATTGTCCATGATAGCACATCGAAGGAAACTCTAGCTACAGCTGCCCAGTTAGGATTAAAACAAGGCAAAACAGTTGTAGTTGtgaag GATTGTCCAGGGTTTTTCGTTGTGCGATGCTTGGGTCCAATGATGTCTGAAGTAGTACGTCTGTTACAAGAAGGTGTCCCTGCAGGAGATATCGATAAACTTACCATGCAATTTGGATTCCCTGTAGGAGCCGCTACTCTAGCTGATGAG GTCGGAATAGATGTGGCTGAACACGTTGCGTCATTCTTAGGCCAGGCTTTAGGTCCACGAGTGCGTGGTGGGTCCGCAGAACTGTTAGCTGATATGGTGACAGCTGGTTTCAAGGGAAAGAAGACCAATAAAG GTATCTACGTTTACCAAAGTAAAGGCAAGAAGAAGGTCAATGAAGAGGCGATGAAGATACTCCAGAATTACCGGCTGACGGCTCCAGGAAACTG TTCATCAGTGGAAGACCGCCAATTACGTCTTGCCACTCGATTCGTCAACGAAGCATTGATCTGTCTCCAGGAGGGAGTGATTTCAGGCCCC ACGGATGGTGATATTGCATCAGTGTTTGGCATCGGATTCCCACCATTCTGGGGTGGTCCGTTCCGATTTGTGGACCTATACGGAGCACAGAAGCTGGTGAATGCAATGAATAAGTTTGCATCGGCTTATACATCCGAGCAG TTCACACCTTGCCAACTTCTCAAGGATCACGCACAAAGCGGAAAGAAGTTCTATCCCTAA
- a CDS encoding hypothetical protein (NECATOR_CHRI.G3672.T2): MLSRLTYGTKVIAPFVRRFSATMSLSQEASAAKVEKVQEIRNVVNTPDARSLAQNMVHSPKGTVKVEHHGDVAVIRMDLANTKENVLNEALATDLQAAFENVERDDSIKSIVLMSGKPGSFVAGADVGMLSKVKTPNDGAAISKKAQDQFAKLEHSGKPIVAAIMGSCMGGGLELAMSCQYRIAVNDKKTQLALPEVMLGLLPGAGGTQRLPRLVSLQNAMDMMLTGKKVKADKAKKIGLVDSVVQPLGDGLEPATINTHKYLERVAIDTARQLANGTLKVKRERPLVEKVLQKIMTTSFVLDNLVMKMARDKVMKLTGGNYPAPLRILDVIRKGLVEGTSQGYTYESQCFGELMQTYQSKALVGLFNGSTECKKNKYGQGKPVNEVAVVGAGLMGAGIADVTIDKGLKCVLLDMSEQGLERGQNQIATYLNGQVKRRKINKLEKERMVSNLTPTCDYNAMKHADIVIEAVFEDLPLKHKVIKQIEGIVGKDTIIASNTSALPIKEIAKASSRPDKVIGMHYFSPVEKMQLLEIIVHDSTSKETLATAAQLGLKQGKTVVVVKDCPGFFVVRCLGPMMSEVVRLLQEGVPAGDIDKLTMQFGFPVGAATLADEVGIDVAEHVASFLGQALGPRVRGGSAELLADMVTAGFKGKKTNKGIYVYQSKGKKKVNEEAMKILQNYRLTAPGNCSSVEDRQLRLATRFVNEALICLQEGVISGPTDGDIASVFGIGFPPFWGGPFRFVDLYGAQKLVNAMNKFASAYTSEQFTPCQLLKDHAQSGKKFYP, translated from the exons ATGCTGTCGCGGCTTACTTATGGGACAAAGGTCAtag CACCATTTGTGCGACGATTCTCCGCAACGATGTCTCTTAGCCAAG AAGCATCGGCTGCGAAGGTGGAGAAGGTCCAAGAAATTCGAAATGTCGTCAACACTCCTGATGCTAGAAGCCTTGCACAGAACATGGTTCACAGCCCAAAAG GAACAGTGAAAGTTGAACATCATGGCGATGTAGCCGTTATTAGAATGGATTTGGCGAACACGAAG GAAAACGTCCTTAACGAAGCCTTGGCTACCGACCTCCAGGCCGCCTTCGAGAAT GTTGAACGTGATGACTCTATCAAATCCATCGTCCTGATGTCCGGAAAACCTGGCAGTTTTGTGGCAGGCGCTGATGTTGGGATGCTTAGTAAGGTGAAAACACCAAACGACGGAGCTGCTATTTCAAA aaaggCACAAGATCAATTTGCCAAACTAGAACATTCTGGAAAACCTATAGTGGCTGCGATTATGGGTAGCTGTATGGGAGGTGGGCTGGAATTAGCTATGTCCTGCCAGTACCGTATTGCAGTGAATGACAAAAAGACACAACTTGCACTACCAGAG GTAATGTTAGGACTTCTTCCTGGAGCTGGAGGTACTCAACGGTTGCCTAGGCTAGTATCACTCCAAAACGCTATGGACATGATGCTAACTGGCAAAAAAGTCAAGGCTGATAAA GCGAAGAAAATCGGTCTTGTTGATTCTGTCGTTCAACCACTAGGAGACGGGCTTGAACCCGCAACGATCAATACTCACAA ATATCTAGAGAGAGTAGCGATAGATACAGCACGACAACTAGCCAACGGTACTCTTAAAGTGAAGAGAGAGCGACCACTAGTGGAGAAGGTACTTCAGAAG ataATGACCACCAGCTTTGTTCTGGATAATCTAGTGATGAAAATGGCTAGAGATAAG GTTATGAAATTGACCGGAGGAAATTATCCAGCACCGCTTAGGATTTTAGATGTAATACGTAAAGGATTAGTTGAAGGAACGTCGCAAGGTTATACCTATGAATCACAG TGCTTTGGTGAACTGATGCAAACCTACCAGTCAAAAGCGCTTGTTGGGCTATTCAATGGATCTACCGAgtgcaaaaagaacaaatatggTCAAGGCAAACCTGTTAA TGAGGTAGCCGTGGTAGGGGCAGGACTTATGGGAGCAGGTATTGCCGACGTTACTATAGATAAAGGGCTGAAGTGCGTTCTTCTGGACATGAGTGAGCAG GGATTAGAACGCGGCCAGAATCAAATTGCCACGTATCTGAATGGTCAAGTTAAACGCCGAAAGATAAACAAACTGGAAAAGGAAAG GATGGTCTCCAATCTTACCCCAACATGTGACTATAACGCTATGAAACATGCAGATATTGTGATTGAGGCAGTTTTTGAAGATTTGCCGCTGAAACACAAAGTTATCAAGCAGATTGAAGGCATTGTTGGAAAG GACACTATCATAGCCTCGAACACCTCTGCTCTTCCTATTAAAGAAATTGCAAAAGCATCGTCTCGTCCCGACAAG GTCATAGGAATGCACTACTTCTCCCCTGTTGAAAAGATGCAACTTCTAGAAATTATTGTCCATGATAGCACATCGAAGGAAACTCTAGCTACAGCTGCCCAGTTAGGATTAAAACAAGGCAAAACAGTTGTAGTTGtgaag GATTGTCCAGGGTTTTTCGTTGTGCGATGCTTGGGTCCAATGATGTCTGAAGTAGTACGTCTGTTACAAGAAGGTGTCCCTGCAGGAGATATCGATAAACTTACCATGCAATTTGGATTCCCTGTAGGAGCCGCTACTCTAGCTGATGAG GTCGGAATAGATGTGGCTGAACACGTTGCGTCATTCTTAGGCCAGGCTTTAGGTCCACGAGTGCGTGGTGGGTCCGCAGAACTGTTAGCTGATATGGTGACAGCTGGTTTCAAGGGAAAGAAGACCAATAAAG GTATCTACGTTTACCAAAGTAAAGGCAAGAAGAAGGTCAATGAAGAGGCGATGAAGATACTCCAGAATTACCGGCTGACGGCTCCAGGAAACTG TTCATCAGTGGAAGACCGCCAATTACGTCTTGCCACTCGATTCGTCAACGAAGCATTGATCTGTCTCCAGGAGGGAGTGATTTCAGGCCCC ACGGATGGTGATATTGCATCAGTGTTTGGCATCGGATTCCCACCATTCTGGGGTGGTCCGTTCCGATTTGTGGACCTATACGGAGCACAGAAGCTGGTGAATGCAATGAATAAGTTTGCATCGGCTTATACATCCGAGCAG TTCACACCTTGCCAACTTCTCAAGGATCACGCACAAAGCGGAAAGAAGTTCTATCCCTAA
- a CDS encoding hypothetical protein (NECATOR_CHRI.G3672.T1): MKKSEAEAGFRKNPGVRRKDTPPIREKIELCFIEKAERERPHPLSGYTPRESQQERKEQNGLFGVAPASSGIKNNFDFGIGELAEEFAALSALTPPLTPASLPNTSEINSDNGGNLATVGTEILGVAVPESVNASIPTLDGLLPAPLPSYMPMVNFSTVAGNRPTTNSNNNNNRMAPATSTSVSSSSNKPLLQSRPRVVRRFLYWCRVLERRRRHPMCRYCYERCVHMCLDSHQPIPGVHDRGMWHGHNMRERGMVTCPHLWSTTCPHCGATKQLAHTDDYCPLVRKSYTYPRLNNRGF, translated from the exons ATGAAGAAATCTGAAGCGGAGGCTGGTTTTCGGAAGAATCCTGGAGTTCGACGTAAGGACACCCCGCCGATTCGTGAGAAGATTGAGCTGTGTTTTATCGAGAAGGCAGAAAGGGAACGGCCGCATCCGTTGTCCGGTTATACTCCTCGTGAATCGCAGcaggaaagaaaggaacag AATGGTCTCTTCGGAGTTGCTCCCGCAAGCAGTGGAATCAAAAATAACTTCGATTTCGGAATCGGTGAACTTGCTGAg gagTTTGCTGCTCTATCAGCTCTGACACCTCCGCTCACCCCAGCATCATTGCCAAACACTTCGGAGATCAACAGTGATAATGGTGGCAACCTGGCTACTGTGGGGACAGAAATTCTCGGTGTTGCCGTTCCAGAATCCGTCAACGCGTCAATTCCCACTCTTGATGGTCTTCTTCCGGCACCACTCCCCAGCTACATGCCAATGGTCAATTTCAGCACTGTGGCAG GGAACCGACCTACAACCaactcaaacaacaacaacaacagaatgGCGCCGGCAACATCCACATCGGTGAGCAGCTCCAGCAACAAACCACTGCTGCAATCACGCCCACGCGTCGTTCGGCGTTTTCTGTATTGGTGTCGCGTATTGGAAAGG AGACGCCGTCATCCAATGTGTCGTTACTGTTACGAACGCTGCGTTCATATGTGCTTGGATTCGCATCAACCAATCCCAGGCGTCCATGATCGAGGGATGTGGCATGGGCACAACATGAGAGAGCGTGGGATGGTTAC ATGTCCTCATCTTTGGTCCACTACGTGTCCACATTGCGGAGCAACCAAGCAGCTTGCACATACTGACGACTATTGCCCATTGGTACGCAAAAGCTACACGTACCCTCGTCTCAACAACCGCGGTTTTTAA